The following proteins are co-located in the Mycolicibacterium goodii genome:
- the egtE gene encoding ergothioneine biosynthesis PLP-dependent enzyme EgtE — MMLAQQWRDARPKVAGLHFDSGACSRQSFAVIDATTAHARHEAEVGGYVAADAAAPVLDAGRAAVASLTGFAASDVVYTNGSNHAIDLLLSSWPGERTLACLPGEYGPNLAAMAANGFQVRALPADGDGRVLVNDAARGLSADPVALVHLTALASHRGVAQPAAELVAACHGAGVPVVIDAAQALGHLDCNVGADAVYSSSRKWLAGPRGVGVLAVRPGLADRLRPRIPPADWGIPMTPLEKLEQGEHNAAARVGFSVAVGEHLAAGPATVRERLAEVGRLSRQVLADVDGWRVVESVDEPSAITTLEPTDGADPVAVRRWLIAERGIVTTACELARAPFEMRKPVLRISPHVDTTVEDLEQFAAALREAP, encoded by the coding sequence GTGATGCTCGCGCAGCAGTGGCGCGACGCCCGCCCCAAGGTCGCCGGGCTGCACTTCGACAGTGGGGCATGCTCACGGCAGAGCTTCGCGGTGATCGACGCGACCACCGCACACGCCCGTCACGAGGCCGAGGTGGGCGGCTACGTGGCCGCCGACGCCGCCGCGCCGGTGCTCGACGCCGGACGGGCCGCGGTCGCCTCGCTCACCGGGTTCGCAGCGTCGGATGTGGTGTACACCAACGGATCCAACCACGCGATCGACCTGCTGCTGTCGAGTTGGCCGGGGGAGCGCACGCTCGCCTGCCTGCCCGGTGAGTACGGACCGAACCTGGCGGCCATGGCGGCCAACGGTTTTCAGGTTCGTGCCCTGCCCGCCGACGGCGACGGCCGGGTCCTGGTCAACGACGCCGCGCGTGGGTTGTCGGCCGATCCCGTTGCGCTGGTGCATCTCACCGCGCTGGCAAGCCACCGCGGCGTCGCGCAACCCGCCGCGGAACTCGTCGCGGCCTGCCACGGTGCCGGGGTGCCGGTGGTGATCGACGCCGCGCAGGCTCTCGGACATCTGGACTGCAATGTCGGCGCCGACGCGGTGTACTCGTCGTCGCGCAAGTGGCTGGCCGGCCCGCGTGGTGTCGGGGTGCTCGCGGTGCGGCCGGGGCTCGCGGACCGTCTGCGACCACGGATTCCACCGGCCGACTGGGGAATTCCGATGACCCCGCTGGAAAAGCTTGAGCAGGGTGAGCACAACGCGGCGGCACGCGTGGGGTTCTCGGTCGCGGTCGGTGAGCATCTCGCGGCCGGGCCCGCCACCGTGCGGGAGCGGCTCGCCGAGGTGGGCCGGCTCTCGCGGCAGGTGCTGGCCGACGTCGACGGCTGGCGCGTCGTCGAATCCGTCGACGAACCCAGCGCGATCACCACCCTGGAACCCACCGACGGTGCCGACCCCGTGGCCGTGCGCCGCTGGTTGATCGCGGAACGCGGCATCGTCACGACCGCGTGCGAGCTCGCACGGGCACCGTTCGAGATGCGCAAGCCGGTGCTGCGGATCTCCCCGCACGTCGACACCACCGTCGAGGACCTGGAGCAGTTCGCCGCGGCGCTGCGCGAGGCGCCCTGA
- the egtD gene encoding L-histidine N(alpha)-methyltransferase: MTLSLANYLAADSAAEALRRDVRTGLTATPKSLPPKWFYDAVGSDLFDQITRLPEYYPTRTEAQILRTRSAEIIAAAGADTLVELGSGTSEKTRMLLDAMRDADLLRRFIPFDVDAGVLRSAGAAIGAEYPGIEIDAVCGDFEEHLGKIPRVGRRLVVFLGSTIGNLTPQPRAEFLATLADTLQPGDSLLLGTDLVKDTGRLVRAYDDAAGVTAAFNRNVLAVVNRELSADFDLDAFEHIAKWNDDEERIEMWLRARTAQHVRIPALDLEIDFAAGEQMLTEVSCKFRPDSVAAELAEAGLRQTHWWTDPAGDFGLSLAVR, from the coding sequence ATGACGCTCTCACTGGCCAACTACCTGGCCGCCGACTCGGCCGCCGAAGCGCTGCGCCGCGACGTCCGCACGGGACTCACTGCGACACCGAAAAGCTTGCCGCCCAAGTGGTTCTACGATGCGGTCGGCAGCGATCTGTTCGATCAGATCACCCGGCTGCCCGAGTATTACCCCACCCGCACCGAGGCACAGATCCTGCGGACCCGCTCCGCGGAGATCATCGCCGCCGCGGGGGCCGACACCCTGGTGGAACTGGGCAGCGGCACCTCGGAGAAGACCCGCATGCTGCTCGACGCCATGCGTGACGCCGACCTGCTGCGCCGCTTCATCCCGTTCGACGTCGACGCGGGCGTGCTGCGCTCGGCGGGCGCGGCGATCGGCGCCGAGTACCCTGGCATCGAAATCGACGCCGTGTGTGGCGATTTCGAGGAACATCTCGGCAAGATCCCCCGGGTCGGACGCCGGCTGGTGGTGTTCCTGGGCTCGACCATCGGCAACCTCACCCCGCAGCCGCGCGCAGAGTTCCTGGCGACCCTGGCCGACACGCTGCAGCCGGGGGACAGCCTGCTGTTGGGCACCGACCTGGTGAAGGACACCGGACGACTCGTGCGTGCATACGACGACGCGGCCGGGGTCACCGCGGCGTTCAACCGCAATGTGCTGGCCGTGGTGAACCGCGAGTTGTCCGCCGACTTCGACCTCGACGCATTCGAGCACATCGCCAAGTGGAACGACGACGAGGAACGCATCGAGATGTGGTTGCGTGCGCGCACCGCGCAGCACGTCCGTATCCCGGCGCTGGATCTGGAGATCGACTTCGCCGCGGGCGAGCAGATGCTCACCGAGGTGTCCTGCAAGTTCCGGCCCGACAGTGTCGCTGCCGAACTCGCCGAGGCCGGTCTGCGGCAGACGCATTGGTGGACCGATCCGGCCGGCGATTTCGGCTTGTCGCTGGCGGTGCGGTGA
- the egtC gene encoding ergothioneine biosynthesis protein EgtC, whose product MCRHVAWVGAPRSVAELVLDPPQGLLVQSYAPRRQKHGLMNADGWGAGFFDDDGVARRWRSDKPLWGDASFASVAPALRSRCVLAAVRSATIGMPIEPSASAPFSDGRWLLSHNGLVDRAVLPLTGAAESTVDSAILAALIFSRGLDALGDTITEVGERDPNARLNILAANGSRLLATTWGDTLSVLRRPDGVVLASEPYDDDPAWSDIPDRHLVDVRDAHVVVTPL is encoded by the coding sequence ATGTGCCGGCATGTGGCGTGGGTGGGCGCGCCGCGGTCGGTGGCCGAGTTGGTGCTCGACCCGCCACAGGGCCTGCTGGTCCAGTCCTATGCCCCGCGGCGCCAGAAGCACGGCCTGATGAACGCCGATGGTTGGGGCGCAGGCTTTTTCGACGACGACGGGGTGGCGCGCCGCTGGCGCAGTGACAAGCCGTTGTGGGGTGACGCGTCGTTCGCGTCGGTCGCACCCGCGCTGCGCAGTCGCTGTGTGCTGGCCGCGGTGCGCTCGGCGACCATCGGCATGCCGATCGAACCGTCGGCGTCGGCGCCGTTCAGCGACGGTCGATGGCTGTTGTCCCACAACGGTCTGGTCGACCGCGCGGTGCTGCCCTTGACCGGTGCGGCCGAGTCCACGGTCGACAGCGCGATCCTGGCGGCGCTCATCTTCTCCCGTGGCCTCGACGCGCTCGGCGACACCATCACCGAGGTCGGCGAGCGAGATCCGAATGCGCGGTTGAACATCCTGGCCGCCAACGGTTCCCGATTGTTGGCAACCACCTGGGGCGACACCCTGTCGGTGCTGCGCCGCCCCGACGGTGTGGTGCTCGCCAGCGAACCCTACGACGACGATCCCGCCTGGTCGGACATCCCGGACCGCCACCTCGTCGACGTCCGCGACGCGCACGTCGTGGTGACACCCCTGTGA
- the egtB gene encoding ergothioneine biosynthesis protein EgtB has protein sequence MITRETLADELALARERTLRLVEFDDAELHRQYDPLMSPLVWDLAHIGQQEELWLLRDGNIDRPGMLAPEVDRLYDAFVHSRAARVNLPLLPPSDARAYCATVRAKALDTLDTLREDDPGFRFALVISHENQHDETMLQALNLREGPPLLDAGTPLPAGRPGVAGTSVLVPGGSFVLGVDALTEPHSLDNERPAHVVDVPSFRIGRVPVTNAEWGEFIADGGYDEPRWWSPRGWTYRQEAGLAAPQFWNPDGTRTRFGHVEEIPDDEPVQHVTFFEAEAYAAWAGARLPTEIEWEKACAWDPAAGARRRFPWGSAQPSAALANLGGDARRPAPVGAYPAGASAYGAEQMLGDVWEWTTSPLRPWPGFTPMIYERYSTPFFDTNGTGDYRVLRGGSWAVAPGILRPSFRNWDHPIRRQIFSGVRLAWDV, from the coding sequence TTGATCACACGCGAGACGCTGGCCGACGAGCTGGCACTGGCCCGCGAACGGACACTGCGGCTGGTGGAGTTCGACGACGCCGAACTGCACCGCCAGTACGACCCGCTGATGAGTCCGCTGGTGTGGGATCTCGCGCACATCGGCCAGCAGGAAGAGCTGTGGCTGCTGCGCGATGGCAACATCGACCGCCCGGGCATGCTCGCGCCCGAGGTGGACCGGCTCTACGACGCCTTCGTGCATTCCCGCGCCGCCCGGGTCAACCTGCCGCTGCTGCCGCCGTCGGATGCGCGTGCGTACTGTGCGACGGTGCGGGCCAAGGCGCTCGACACCCTCGACACGTTGCGCGAGGACGACCCGGGTTTCCGGTTCGCCCTGGTGATCAGCCACGAGAACCAGCACGACGAGACCATGCTGCAGGCGCTGAACCTGCGCGAAGGCCCACCTCTGCTCGACGCCGGGACGCCGCTGCCCGCGGGTCGGCCGGGTGTGGCGGGTACCTCGGTGCTGGTGCCGGGCGGCTCGTTCGTGCTCGGCGTCGACGCGCTGACCGAACCGCACTCACTGGACAACGAGCGGCCCGCACACGTCGTCGATGTGCCGTCGTTCCGGATCGGGCGTGTACCGGTGACCAACGCCGAGTGGGGCGAATTCATCGCCGACGGCGGCTACGACGAGCCGCGGTGGTGGTCACCGCGCGGCTGGACCTACCGGCAGGAGGCGGGCCTGGCGGCTCCGCAGTTCTGGAACCCCGACGGCACCCGTACCCGGTTCGGGCACGTCGAGGAGATCCCCGACGACGAACCCGTGCAACATGTGACGTTCTTCGAGGCCGAGGCGTATGCGGCCTGGGCGGGTGCGCGGTTGCCCACCGAGATCGAGTGGGAGAAGGCCTGCGCATGGGATCCCGCCGCCGGTGCCCGACGTCGATTCCCTTGGGGCTCGGCGCAACCCAGTGCCGCACTCGCCAACCTCGGGGGCGATGCGCGCCGTCCGGCCCCTGTCGGCGCCTACCCGGCGGGCGCGTCGGCGTACGGCGCCGAGCAGATGCTGGGCGACGTATGGGAGTGGACCACGTCACCGCTGCGGCCCTGGCCCGGTTTCACACCGATGATCTACGAGCGCTACAGCACACCGTTCTTCGACACCAACGGAACCGGTGACTACCGCGTGCTGCGCGGCGGGTCGTGGGCGGTGGCGCCCGGCATCCTGCGGCCCAGCTTCCGCAACTGGGATCACCCGATCCGGCGGCAGATCTTCTCGGGTGTCCGCCTGGCCTGGGACGTCTGA
- the egtA gene encoding ergothioneine biosynthesis glutamate--cysteine ligase EgtA, with amino-acid sequence MASTARSDSGCAVPVEFTSAEQAAAHIGAHSLQHGPLGRVGLEIEAHCFDLSEPTRRPGWDELSAAIADAPPLPGGSRITVEPGGAVELSGPPYDGPLAAVTALQADRAVLRASFARRNLGLVLLGTDPLRPTHRVNPGPRYSAMERFFTASGTAEAGAAMMTATASVQVNLDAGPRDGWAERVRLAHALGPTMIAITANSPMLRGEFTGWSSTRQRVWGQLDSARCGPVLGLDGDDPAGEWARYALRAPVMLVNSPDAVPVTNWVPFADWADGRAVLGGRRPTEADLDYHLTTLFPPVRPRRWLEIRYLDSVPDALWPAAVFTLTTLLDDPVAAESAAEATLPVATAWDRAARMGLTDRHLHTAALTCVRLAAERAPAELEESMTRLVRSVEMRRSPADDFSDRVVTRGIAAAVRELAKGEF; translated from the coding sequence ATGGCCTCAACCGCCAGAAGTGATTCTGGCTGCGCGGTTCCGGTCGAGTTCACCAGTGCCGAGCAGGCCGCCGCCCACATCGGTGCGCACAGTCTGCAGCACGGTCCGCTGGGTCGGGTCGGTTTGGAGATCGAAGCGCATTGCTTCGACCTGAGTGAGCCGACGCGACGGCCGGGCTGGGACGAATTGTCGGCCGCGATCGCCGATGCGCCGCCCCTTCCCGGCGGCAGCAGGATCACCGTGGAACCCGGCGGCGCGGTCGAATTGTCCGGGCCGCCGTACGACGGCCCGCTCGCCGCGGTGACCGCGCTGCAGGCCGACCGTGCCGTGCTGCGGGCGTCGTTCGCCCGCCGCAATCTCGGCCTGGTGCTGCTGGGCACCGATCCGCTGCGGCCGACCCACCGGGTCAATCCCGGACCGCGCTATTCGGCCATGGAGCGGTTCTTCACCGCGAGCGGCACCGCCGAGGCCGGCGCGGCGATGATGACGGCGACCGCGTCGGTGCAGGTCAACCTCGATGCCGGGCCCCGCGACGGCTGGGCCGAGCGGGTGCGGCTGGCACATGCGCTTGGCCCCACGATGATCGCGATCACCGCCAACTCGCCGATGCTGCGTGGTGAATTCACGGGCTGGAGTTCGACGCGGCAACGCGTGTGGGGGCAGCTCGACTCGGCGCGGTGCGGCCCGGTGCTCGGTCTCGACGGGGACGACCCGGCCGGCGAGTGGGCGCGCTACGCGCTTCGGGCGCCGGTGATGCTGGTGAACTCTCCGGACGCGGTGCCGGTGACCAACTGGGTGCCGTTCGCCGACTGGGCCGACGGGCGCGCCGTGCTGGGTGGGCGCAGGCCCACCGAGGCCGACCTGGACTACCACCTGACGACGCTGTTCCCGCCGGTGCGGCCGCGCCGGTGGCTGGAGATCCGCTATCTCGACAGCGTGCCCGACGCGCTGTGGCCGGCCGCGGTGTTCACCCTCACGACGTTGCTCGACGATCCGGTCGCGGCCGAAAGTGCCGCCGAGGCAACACTTCCGGTGGCCACAGCCTGGGACCGCGCCGCACGGATGGGGCTGACGGACCGGCACCTGCACACCGCCGCTTTGACGTGTGTGCGGCTCGCGGCCGAGCGCGCACCGGCCGAGCTCGAGGAATCGATGACGCGTTTGGTGCGTTCGGTCGAGATGAGGCGTAGTCCCGCCGACGACTTCTCGGACCGCGTGGTGACGCGCGGAATCGCCGCCGCCGTCCGGGAACTGGCGAAAGGTGAGTTTTGA
- a CDS encoding sensor domain-containing protein, whose amino-acid sequence MIEPMRAVTVSLGVAGLVLASVAPAAARPSDPGVVSYAVMPKGSVSNIVGAPIRWESEFTEPFQAFSVDNPVCNNWADIGLPEVFNDPDLASFGGATAQTAAGDDTHLVKQAVGVFATVDAADRAYHRVVDRTVGCSGQTTAMHLDNFTTEVWTFTGGPAGPADADWVKQEAGTDRRCFNTTRKRENVLLQAKVCQSGNGGPAVNVLAGAIQNTLGQ is encoded by the coding sequence ATGATCGAGCCCATGCGTGCCGTGACTGTGAGTCTCGGGGTGGCTGGACTTGTCTTGGCGTCAGTGGCACCTGCGGCGGCCCGGCCGTCGGATCCCGGTGTGGTGTCCTACGCCGTCATGCCCAAGGGTTCGGTGAGCAACATCGTCGGCGCCCCGATCCGGTGGGAGTCCGAGTTCACCGAGCCGTTCCAGGCGTTCTCCGTCGACAATCCCGTGTGCAACAACTGGGCCGACATCGGTCTGCCCGAGGTGTTCAACGACCCGGATCTGGCGTCGTTCGGCGGTGCCACCGCCCAGACCGCGGCGGGTGACGACACCCATCTGGTGAAGCAGGCCGTCGGGGTGTTCGCGACCGTCGACGCCGCCGACCGGGCCTACCACCGCGTCGTCGACCGCACCGTCGGCTGCTCGGGTCAGACCACCGCGATGCATCTGGACAACTTCACCACCGAGGTGTGGACGTTCACCGGCGGCCCGGCGGGCCCGGCCGACGCCGACTGGGTCAAGCAGGAGGCGGGCACCGACCGGCGCTGCTTCAACACCACCCGTAAGCGCGAGAACGTTTTGCTGCAGGCCAAGGTGTGTCAGTCCGGCAACGGCGGACCCGCGGTCAACGTGCTGGCCGGGGCCATACAGAACACCCTCGGGCAATAA
- a CDS encoding Fur family transcriptional regulator, giving the protein MTTVHDHDPRALLRAVGLRVTAPRVAVLEVLAEQPHSTADDVAVAVRQNLGSVSTQAVYDVLRACVNAGLVRRIEPAGSSARYETRTGDNHHHLVCRVCGRVADVDCAVGEAPCLEPSDLAGFAVDEAEVVYWGVCADCQGSTTKTPHSAI; this is encoded by the coding sequence GTGACCACAGTGCATGACCACGATCCCAGGGCCCTTTTGCGGGCTGTCGGGTTGCGGGTCACTGCGCCCAGGGTCGCGGTGCTCGAAGTGCTCGCCGAACAGCCACACTCGACTGCGGACGACGTGGCCGTGGCAGTTCGCCAGAATCTCGGTTCGGTGTCCACCCAGGCGGTGTACGACGTGCTGCGGGCCTGCGTCAACGCGGGCCTGGTGCGGCGCATCGAACCCGCCGGATCGTCGGCGCGGTACGAGACCCGCACCGGTGACAACCACCATCACCTGGTGTGCCGGGTGTGCGGCCGGGTTGCCGACGTCGACTGTGCGGTCGGCGAGGCGCCCTGCCTGGAACCGTCCGATCTCGCGGGCTTCGCGGTCGACGAGGCAGAGGTCGTGTACTGGGGTGTTTGCGCAGACTGCCAGGGCAGCACAACCAAAACGCCACACAGCGCCATCTAG
- a CDS encoding DUF4185 domain-containing protein, giving the protein MFLCWNAISAGAAAAHADTALAPGQVLRIGPSAGTGTPTGDYGIGATDLCEFMEFPSRVLQVCGDSFAGQAVGFGGWYSPVALHVEPDSIDDPTGIRYNGVSGVDKPLLAEPTPPGSSQLPAGVVSINRENYMMVTTTRDLVPQTSRLVKADAAKDSWPTVAGSVREASYLGGTQSQVSGYYDPIPTPDSPRGWVYIVANNFDRSGPVFLYRVTPQDFTDRSAWQGWSSSSGRWGEPATALFPDRMGEMSIRLIDGKAVLSYFNATTGNMEMRVADDPTQLGSAPVTTVVYASDWPDPAETLPPPEVNRLAQPYGGYISPASTLDEVRVFVSQWNTRPRGGTPYRVIQYAVNPLKPWE; this is encoded by the coding sequence ATCTTTCTCTGCTGGAATGCCATTTCGGCGGGGGCTGCTGCCGCGCATGCGGATACCGCGCTCGCGCCGGGACAGGTGCTGCGCATCGGGCCGAGCGCCGGGACCGGAACCCCGACCGGTGACTACGGCATCGGTGCCACCGATCTGTGCGAGTTCATGGAGTTCCCCAGCCGCGTGCTGCAGGTGTGCGGCGACAGCTTCGCGGGCCAGGCCGTCGGATTCGGCGGCTGGTACTCGCCGGTCGCGCTGCACGTCGAACCCGACTCGATCGACGATCCGACCGGCATCCGCTACAACGGCGTCAGCGGCGTCGACAAACCGCTGCTGGCCGAACCCACCCCGCCGGGCAGTTCCCAGCTGCCGGCCGGCGTGGTGTCGATCAACCGCGAGAACTACATGATGGTCACCACCACGCGGGATCTCGTGCCGCAGACCTCCCGGTTGGTGAAAGCCGATGCGGCCAAGGACAGTTGGCCCACGGTGGCGGGCTCTGTGCGTGAGGCGTCGTACCTGGGCGGAACCCAGTCCCAGGTCAGCGGCTACTACGACCCGATACCCACACCCGACTCACCCCGCGGCTGGGTGTACATCGTGGCCAACAACTTCGACCGCAGCGGCCCGGTGTTCCTGTACCGGGTGACGCCGCAGGACTTCACCGACCGCTCGGCCTGGCAGGGCTGGTCGTCCTCCTCGGGCCGGTGGGGTGAGCCTGCGACCGCGCTGTTCCCGGACCGCATGGGGGAGATGAGCATTCGCCTGATCGACGGTAAGGCGGTGCTGTCCTACTTCAACGCCACGACCGGAAACATGGAGATGCGCGTCGCCGACGACCCGACGCAGTTGGGTTCCGCGCCCGTGACAACGGTGGTCTACGCCAGCGACTGGCCCGATCCGGCCGAGACCCTGCCGCCGCCCGAGGTGAACCGGCTGGCCCAACCCTATGGCGGCTACATCTCACCGGCGTCGACGCTCGACGAGGTTCGCGTTTTCGTCAGCCAATGGAACACCAGGCCCCGCGGCGGAACGCCCTACCGCGTGATCCAGTACGCGGTGAACCCGCTCAAGCCGTGGGAGTAA
- a CDS encoding aspartate-semialdehyde dehydrogenase: MVNIGVVGATGQVGQVMRNLLEQRNFPASSVRFFASARSEGKKLTFRGQEIEVENSETADPSGLDIALFSAGATMSRVQAPRFAEAGAVVVDNSSAWRKDPDVPLVVSEVNFDRDVRGKKLKKGIIANPNCTTMAAMPVLKPLHDEAGLQRLIVSSYQAVSGSGIAGVEELAGQARAVIDGVEQLVHDGSALQYPAPDKYVAPIAFNIIPLAGSYVDDGSGETDEDQKLRNESRKILGIPELLVSGTCVRVPVFTGHSLSINAEFSQPLSVERAKELLGSAAGVQLVDVPTPLAAAGADDSLVGRIRRDPGVPDGRGLALFVSGDNLRKGAALNTIQIAELLAADL, translated from the coding sequence ATGGTGAACATCGGTGTGGTCGGGGCGACCGGCCAGGTCGGTCAGGTCATGCGCAACCTGCTCGAACAGCGCAACTTCCCGGCGAGTTCGGTGCGGTTCTTCGCCTCGGCGCGCTCCGAGGGCAAGAAGCTGACGTTCCGCGGCCAGGAGATCGAGGTCGAGAACAGCGAGACCGCCGATCCGTCGGGCCTGGACATCGCCCTGTTCTCGGCGGGCGCGACGATGTCGCGCGTGCAGGCCCCGCGGTTCGCCGAGGCCGGCGCCGTCGTCGTCGACAACTCGTCGGCGTGGCGCAAGGACCCGGACGTGCCGCTGGTGGTCAGCGAGGTCAACTTCGACCGCGACGTGCGCGGCAAGAAGCTCAAGAAGGGCATCATCGCCAACCCCAACTGCACCACCATGGCCGCCATGCCGGTGCTCAAGCCACTGCACGACGAGGCGGGCCTGCAGCGCCTGATTGTGTCGAGCTACCAGGCCGTCTCCGGTAGCGGCATCGCCGGTGTCGAAGAGCTGGCCGGTCAGGCCCGCGCCGTCATCGACGGGGTCGAGCAGTTGGTGCACGACGGATCGGCGCTGCAGTACCCGGCGCCCGACAAGTACGTCGCGCCCATCGCGTTCAACATCATCCCGCTCGCGGGCTCCTACGTCGACGACGGCTCAGGCGAGACCGACGAAGATCAGAAGCTGCGCAACGAGAGTCGCAAGATCCTCGGCATCCCGGAGCTGCTGGTGTCCGGCACCTGCGTGCGTGTCCCGGTGTTCACCGGACACTCGCTGTCGATCAATGCCGAGTTCTCCCAACCGCTTTCGGTTGAGCGCGCCAAGGAGCTGCTGGGTTCGGCGGCGGGCGTGCAGCTGGTCGACGTGCCCACGCCGCTGGCCGCCGCAGGCGCCGACGACTCCCTCGTCGGCCGCATCCGCCGGGATCCGGGTGTGCCCGACGGTCGTGGCCTGGCGTTGTTCGTCTCCGGCGACAACCTCCGCAAGGGCGCGGCGCTCAACACCATCCAGATCGCAGAACTGTTGGCCGCCGACCTCTGA
- a CDS encoding aspartate kinase, with amino-acid sequence MALVVQKYGGSSVADAERIRRVAERIVETKKAGNDVVVVVSAMGDTTDDLLDLARQVSPAPPPREMDMLLTAGERISNALVAMAIESLGAQARSFTGSQAGVITTGTHGNAKIIDVTPGRLRDALDEGQIVLVAGFQGVSQDSKDVTTLGRGGSDTTAVAVAAALDADVCEIYTDVDGIFTADPRIVSNARHLDTVSFEEMLEMAACGAKVLMLRCVEYARRYNVPIHVRSSYSDKPGTIVKGSIEDIPMEDAILTGVAHDRSEAKVTVVGLPDVPGYAAKVFRAVAEADVNIDMVLQNISKIEDGKTDITFTCARDNGPRAVEKLTSLKNEIGFSQVLYDDHIGKVSLIGAGMRSHPGVTATFCEALAEAGINIDLISTSEIRISVLIKDTELDKAVTALHEAFGLGGADEAVVYAGTGR; translated from the coding sequence GTGGCGCTCGTCGTACAGAAATACGGCGGATCCTCGGTGGCTGACGCCGAGCGGATCCGACGGGTCGCCGAGCGGATCGTGGAGACCAAGAAGGCGGGCAACGACGTTGTCGTCGTCGTCTCCGCGATGGGTGACACCACCGATGACCTGCTCGATCTCGCCCGCCAGGTGTCGCCCGCGCCGCCGCCGCGCGAGATGGACATGCTGCTGACCGCCGGTGAGCGGATCTCCAACGCGCTCGTCGCGATGGCCATCGAGTCGCTCGGCGCGCAGGCCCGGTCCTTCACCGGATCGCAGGCCGGCGTGATCACCACGGGCACCCACGGCAACGCCAAGATCATCGACGTCACCCCGGGCCGGCTGCGCGACGCGCTCGACGAGGGGCAGATCGTGCTGGTCGCCGGATTCCAGGGGGTCAGCCAGGACAGCAAGGACGTCACCACGCTCGGGCGCGGCGGGTCGGACACCACGGCCGTCGCGGTCGCTGCGGCACTCGACGCCGACGTGTGCGAGATCTACACCGACGTCGACGGCATCTTCACCGCGGACCCGCGCATCGTCTCCAACGCCCGCCACCTCGACACCGTCTCCTTCGAGGAGATGCTGGAGATGGCGGCCTGCGGCGCGAAGGTGCTGATGTTGCGCTGCGTCGAGTACGCCCGCCGTTACAACGTGCCCATCCACGTCCGATCGTCGTATTCGGACAAGCCCGGCACCATCGTCAAAGGATCGATCGAGGACATCCCCATGGAAGACGCCATCCTGACCGGAGTAGCCCACGACCGCAGCGAGGCCAAGGTCACGGTGGTTGGTCTGCCCGACGTGCCCGGCTACGCCGCCAAGGTGTTCCGCGCGGTCGCCGAGGCCGACGTGAACATCGACATGGTGCTGCAGAACATCTCGAAGATCGAGGACGGCAAGACCGACATCACGTTCACCTGCGCGCGGGACAACGGCCCGCGGGCGGTCGAGAAGCTCACGTCGCTGAAGAACGAGATCGGGTTCAGCCAGGTGCTGTACGACGACCACATCGGCAAGGTGTCGCTGATCGGCGCCGGCATGCGCTCGCATCCGGGGGTGACCGCCACCTTCTGTGAGGCGCTCGCGGAGGCAGGCATCAACATCGACCTGATCTCGACCTCGGAGATCCGCATCTCCGTGCTGATCAAGGACACCGAACTGGACAAGGCCGTCACCGCCCTGCACGAGGCCTTCGGTCTCGGTGGCGCCGACGAGGCCGTCGTATACGCGGGAACGGGGCGCTGA
- a CDS encoding nitroreductase family protein: protein MPDAPSDRLADTSVPIHPPLAARWSPRAFDQAAVITSEQLAAVLEAARWAATWGGRQPVRFVVGRRDGQTGGGSADETFTTLAGLLRRGNSYAHAASALILVCADEGDDERTARYAAVDAGAAIAQLTVEAVARGLVAHPMAGFDVDGARAAFDIPDGVRPLAVVALGRLGDYATVDEAVAERDSRPRERLPLDQIAFSGRWGNPLDRA, encoded by the coding sequence GTGCCCGACGCGCCGAGCGATCGGCTGGCCGATACCAGCGTCCCGATCCATCCCCCGCTGGCCGCCCGCTGGAGCCCGCGCGCCTTCGACCAGGCCGCGGTGATCACGTCCGAGCAGCTCGCCGCGGTGCTTGAGGCCGCGCGTTGGGCCGCGACGTGGGGCGGGCGCCAGCCCGTGCGGTTCGTCGTGGGTCGCCGCGACGGACAAACCGGCGGCGGATCGGCCGACGAGACGTTCACCACACTGGCCGGGCTGCTCAGGCGCGGCAACAGTTACGCGCATGCGGCCTCGGCGCTGATCCTGGTGTGCGCCGACGAGGGGGATGACGAGCGCACCGCGCGCTACGCGGCGGTCGACGCCGGTGCCGCGATCGCGCAGTTGACCGTCGAGGCGGTGGCCCGCGGGCTCGTCGCGCATCCGATGGCCGGGTTCGACGTCGACGGCGCCCGCGCCGCGTTCGACATCCCGGACGGCGTGCGCCCGCTCGCGGTGGTCGCGCTGGGGCGGCTGGGCGACTACGCGACGGTCGACGAGGCCGTCGCCGAGCGCGACAGCCGGCCACGCGAGCGCCTGCCGTTGGACCAGATCGCGTTCAGCGGCCGGTGGGGTAACCCGCTCGATCGCGCCTGA